The nucleotide window CTCGTTGTCGTCAGCGTGACGCTCGATCGGCTCTTCGGTCTTGGCATCGATACCCTTGATGGCCGGGACGTCGGTCGGGGCCGGCAGGAAGTCGATAACGCCATCCAGCAGCGGCTGAACGCCCTTGTTCTTGAAGGCGGAGCCCGCAAAGATCAGGAAGAACTTGGTGTCGCAGACGCCCTGACGCAGCAGACGACGAATGGTGTCGTTGCTCGGCATTTCGCCTTCGAGATAGGCTTCCATCGCAGCGTCGTCCATTTCGACGGCGGCTTCGATCATCTGCTCGCGGAACTTCTCGGCCTTTTCCTTGAGATCGGCCGGAATTTCGACCACATCCCACTGAGCGCCGAGCTCTTCATTGCGCCAGACCAGAGCATTCATCTCGATCAGGTCGACAACGCCCTTGAAGTCGTTCTCAGCGCCGATCGGGAGCTGCACGGGAATACCCTTGGCACCCAGACGCGTACCGATCATGTCCACGCAGCGGTAGAAGTCGGCACCGATCTTGTCCATCTTGTTGACAAAGATCAGACGCGGAACGTGGTACTTGTCGGCCTGACGCCAGACGGTTTCGGTCTGCGGCTCAACGCCGGCATTGGCGTCCAGCAGAGCCACAGCACCGTCAAGCACGCGCAACGAACGCTCGACTTCGATGGTGAAGTCCACGTGGCCGGGGGTGTCGATGATGTTGAAGCGGTGCATCACGCCTTCGCGCGACTTCCAGAAGGTGGTGGTCGCAGCCGAAGTGATGGTGATGCCGCGTTCCTGCTCCTGCTCCATCCAGTCCATGGTAGCGGCGCCGTCATGGACTTCGCCGATCTTGTGGGACTTGCCGGTGTAGTAAAGGATACGTTCGGTCGTGGTCGTCTTGCCAGCATCGATGTGAGCCATGATGCCGAAGTTACGATAGAGATTAATGGGGTATTCGCGTGCCATTGGGCGCTCCTACTACCAGCGGTAGTGCGAGAATGCACGGTTGGCATCAGCCATACGGTGCGTGTCTTCGCGCTTCTTGACGGCCTGGCCGCGACCGTTCATCGCATCCATGAGCTCACCGGAGAGACGCTCGCGCATGGTGTTCTCACCACGCTTGCGGGCACTGTCGATCAGCCAGCGAATGGCCAGGGCCTGCTGACGGTCGGCACGAACTTCAACCGGAACCTGGTAGGTTGCACCACCAACGCGGCGCGAACGCACTTCAACGGCCGGACGGATATTGTCCAGCGCGCCGTGGAACACGGTGATCGGATCCTGCTTGGTCTTGGCTTCGACGATGTCGAAGGCGCCATAGACGATGGATTCGGCAGCCGACTTCTTGCCGTCCTTCATGAGCGAGTTCATGAACTTGGAAACGACCAGATCGCCGAATTTGGGATCAGGAATAACTTCACGCTTTTCGGCGCGGTGACGACGGGACATCGCTCAATATCTCCTTACTTCGGACGCTTCGCGCCATATTTGGACCGGCGCTGCTTGCGGTCCTTCACGCTCTGCGTGTCCAGGACACCGCGGAGCACGTGGTAGCGAACGCCCGGCAGGTCGCGCACGCGACCGCCGCGGATGAGCACAACGGAGTGCTCCTGCAGATTGTGACCCTCGCCCGGGATATACGAGATCACTTCGCGCTGGTTGGTCAGGCGAACCTTGGCAACCTTGCGCAGAGCCGAGTTCGGCTTCTTCGGGGTCGTGGTATACACACGGGAGCAAACGCCGCGCTTCTGCGGATTGGCTTCCATGGCCGGAACTTTGTTCCGCTTTGGCTTGCTGGCGCGTGGCTTGCGGATCAGCTGATTAATGGTGGGCATTGCGCTCTTTCCATTGGTCCAAAATTATTAGGGTTAGCTTCGGCAAACCAAAGCGGCGCTCGCCCGAGCCCTTTCAAGGGATTCGGCGGCGCCTCAATTGCAGCGGACCACCCGCCTTTCGGCAGCAGTCATGCGCACAAGGATTTGCTTCGTCTAACTACCCGACAGTGTGTTTGATTGCCTTGGATACCCGCACTAGATGGCAGGGACCCGGTGTGGCAACCACGACCGACCGCTAAGGTAGGCGCTGTTTAGAGCCGAAGACTCGCCCCGTCAAGGATTCTTTCGTGAAAAATCCGAAGGAGAGCCTTGCGTTTCAGGCAAGCATGCCCCCGTCGGGTGTTGGAGCGTGACTGGACGGTTCCTCCGCGATCCGTTCGGCATCGCTCGCCGGGCAGGTGCAGGTTCAGAACAGGGGATTATCCCCTGCCCTTGTGCGCTCGATAGTACCCGCCTAGATCAGGTGGTGAATTCGGAGCCCCTCGTGACCGACCTGCCCCTGCGCGCCGCCCTCAAGCTCGATATTCTCGTCATCGGCGCCGGGCAGGCCGGGCTCAGCGCTGCCTACCATCTGCGCAAGCGCGGATTGGTGCCGGAAAGGGACTTCCTCCTGATTGACCAGGCACCCCAACCCGGTGGTGCCTGGCAATACCGCTGGCCCTCGCTGACCCTCAGCACCGTCAATCGTGTACATGACCTGCCGGGTCTCGGTTTCGCCGCCTATGCCGGCGACGACGACATGGTCAAGGCATCGGTAGCGGTGCCGCATTATTTCGCGGCCTACGAGCAGCACTATGATCTCAGGGTCCTGCGCCCGGCCACCGCGAAGGTGGTCTGCGACCGTGGCGAACGCTTGCGGGTCGAAACCGATCGCGGTTTGTTTTCCGTCCGTGGCATCATCAATGCAACCGGTACATGGGAAAACCCATACGTTCCCAAATATCCGGGCGCCACACTATTCGCCGGACGAACCCTGCACACTAAGGATTTTCGGACGGCCGACGAATTCGCCGGCCAACACGTGCTGATCGTCGGGGGTGGAATATCGGCCATTCAATTGCTGGACCAGATATCTCGGGTAGCCCGGACCACATGGGTCACCCGTACGCCGCCGCGCTGGCGGGACGGTCCATTCGATGAGGACGCGGGGCGCATGGCAGTCGCCATGGTCGAGGAACGCGTTCGCGCCGGTCTGCCGCCACGCGCCGTCGTCTCGGTGACCGGCTTGCCGGTGACACCCGCCATCGAAGCCATGCGTAAGCGCGGCGTGCTCGATCGCCAGCCCATGTTTTCGGAAATCACAAGATCGGGCGTTCGCTGGCCCGATGGCCGGGAGCTCGATGTCGATGTGATCCTGTGGTGCACGGGATTCCGCAGTTCACTCGACCATCTGGCGCCGCTGCAAATCCGGGAGGAAAGCGGCGGGATCGTCATGACCGGACGCCTCGCCACCCAGGTGGCTAGAGACCCGCGCGTGCATCTCGTTGGCTATGGCCCTTCCGCCTCCACCATCGGCGCCAACCGTGCCGGCGCGGCTGCAGCCAGTGAACTCGCCCGGTATCTGGGCCTGACACCCTAGCAAAAAAAGAAAGGGGCCCGAAGGCCCCTTCCCAATTCTCGCAATGTCGTCGCCTTATTCGGCGGCCGGTGCAGCGATCTGCACCGTTTCGGCCTGACGGCGGCGTTCTTCCAGAATGAGATCGTCGCGCTTGGCAGCGATCTGCTTGGCCTTGGCCTGTCCGGCACCCGTACCGGCCGGGATAAGACGGCCGACGATGACGTTTTCCTTGAGACCTTCGAGCAGGTCCGCTTTGCCCGAGACGGCAGCCTCGGTCAGCACACGGGTGGTTTCCTGGAACGAGGCGGCCGACACGAACGAACGGGTCTGCAGCGATGCCTTGGTGATACCGAGCAGAACCGGGTTAGCGGTCGCCGGCTTCTTGCCTTCGGCAATCAGCGCGTCGTTGAGCTCGTCAAAGTCCAGCTTGTCGAGCTGCTCGTCCTTAAGCAGGCCGCTTTCACCGGGCTCCACGATCTCGACCTTCTGCAGCATCTGGCGAACGATCACCTCAATGTGCTTGTCGTTAATCAACACGCCCTGCAGGCGGTACACTTCCTGGATCTCGTTGACGAGATAGCGTGCCAGTTCCTCGACGCCCTTGATGGCAAGGATGTCGTGGGGCGCCGGGTTGCCGTCCAGAATGTATTCGCCCTTCTCGATGGTGTCGCCTTCCTGGAGATGGAACGGCTTGCCCTTCGGGATCAGGTATTCGACCGGATCGGCACCCTCTTCTGCCGGCTCGATGACCACGCGACGCTTGTTCTTGTAGTCGCGGCCGAAGCGGATGGTACCATCGATCTCGGCGATGATGGCGTGATCCTTCGGACGACGGGCTTCGAACAGCTCGGCCACACGCGGCAGACCGCCGGTGATGTCCTTGGTCTTGGCGCTTTCCAGCGGAATACGCGCGAGCACGTCACCCGGGGCAACCTTCTCACCCGGCTCGACCGCGATAACCGCGTCGACCGAGAGCAGGTAGCGGGCATCGCCGCCGCGTTCCACCTTGGCAACCGTGCCGCCACGGGCAATAGCGAGCGCGGGCTTAAGGCCCTCACCGCGCTGATTGCCGCGCCAGTCGATGACCACGCGCTTGGTGAAGCCGGTGGCCTCATCGGTGTTTTCAGCAACCGATGCACCATCGACCAGGTCCTCGAACAGAACCTCGCCTTCGACTTCGGCCAGGATCGGACGGGTGTACGGATCCCATTCGGCCAGGCGCTGGCCACGGCGGACGCTGTCGCCTTCCTTGACCAGCAGCTTGGAGCCGTAGGTCACCTTGTGGGTGGCGCGTTCCTTGCCGTCGGCATCGACGATGGCCAGGGCCACGTTACGGGCCATGACGACCTGCTTGCCGCCTTCGACAGTGGCCAGGCTCGGATTGCGGATCTCAATCTTACCTTCGGCACCGGCCTCCAGGAACGAGGAGTCCACCACCTGCGCCGTACCACCGATATGGAAGGTACGCATGGTCAGCTGGGTACCGGGTTCACCGATGGACTGGGCGGCGATAACACCGACAGCTTCACCGATATTGACCGGAGTACCACGCGCCAGGTCACGGCCGTAGCAGGCTGCGCAGCAACCCTGACGCATGTCACAGGTCAGCGGCGAACGAATGCGGACCGACTGGATGCGGGCCTCTTCGATCACATCGACATGCTTTTCTTCAAGCAGCGTACCCTTGGGAGCGATGAGGTCGCCCGAAATCGGGTGGAACACATCGTCGGCCGTGGTGCGGCCGAGAATGCGCTGACCCAGCGACGCCACAACCTGGCCGGCATCGACGATCGACTCCATGGTCAGGCCACGGTCGGTGCCGCAGTCCTCGGACACGATGATCGCGTCCTGGGCCACGTCAACCAGACGACGGGTCAGGTAGCCCGAGTTCGCGGTCTTCAAGGCAGTGTCAGCCAGACCCTTACGGGCACCGTGCGTGGAGTTGAAGTACTCCAGCACGTTCAGGCCTTCCTTGAAGTTCGCAGTGATCGGGGTCTCGATGATCGAGCCGTCCGGCTTGGCCATAAGGCCGCGCATGCCGGCGAGCTGCTTCATCTGGGCCGGCGAACCGCGGGCACCCGAGTGCGACATCATGTAGACTGAGTTGATCGGCTTCTGGCGCTTGGTTTCCGCGTCGATCTGGACGGTACGGATTGCGTCCATCATCTCTTCGGCGACCTTGTCACCACACTTGGCCCAGGCGTCGACAACCTTGTTGTACTTTTCGCCCTGAGTGATCAGGCCGTCATTGTACTGCTGCTCGAACTCTTCGACCTGTTTGCGTGTGTCTTCCACGATCGTGTACTTGGACGCCGGGATAACCATGTCGTCCTTACCGAACGAAATGCCGGCATCACAGGCGTTCTTGAAACCGAGCTGCATGACACGGTCACAGAAGATGACCGTCTCCTTCTGACCGCAACCGCGATACACGGTATCGATCATCTTGGAGATCATCTTCTTGGTCATAAGCTGGTTCGCGGTAGCGAACGGCACAGCTGGGTTAAGCGGCAGAATCTGACCAATCAGCATGCGACCCGGAGTCGTTTCCACGATCTCGGTGGTCTGCTTGCCCTCTGCATCCCAGGCCGGCACGCGTGCCTTGATCTTGGTGTGCAGGGTGACGACCTTGTTGTCGAGCGCATGTTCCAGTTCCGCATAGGAACCGAAGGCCATGCCTTCGCCCGGCTCATTGTCGTTCATCAGCGACAGATAATAGAGACCAAGCACGATGTCCTGCGACGGCACGATGATCGGCTGACCATTGGCTGGGTGCAGAATGTTGTTGGTCGACATCATCAAGACGCGCGCTTCAAGCTGCGCTTCGAGCGACAGCGGCACGTGCACGGCCATCTGGTCACCATCGAAGTCGGCGTTGAAGGCCGAGCAGACGAGCGGATGCAGGCGGATGGCCTTGCCTTCGATCAACATGGGCTCGAAGGCCTGAATGCCGAGGCGGTGCAGCGTCGGAGCGCGGTTGAGCAGCACCGGATGCTCGCGGATGACCTCGTCCAGGATATCCCAGACTTCCGGCTTTTCCTTCTCAACCAGCTTCTTGGCCTGCTTCACCGTCGACGAGAAACCCTTGGCTTCAAGGCGCGAATAGATGAAGGGCTTGAACAGCTCGAGCGCCATCTTCTTGGGAAGACCGCATTGATGCAGCTTGAGGTTCGGACCCACGGTGATCACCGAACGGCCCGAATAGTCCACGCGCTTGCCGAGCAGGTTCTGGCGGAACCGGCCCTGCTTGCCCTTGAGCATATCGGAGAGCGACTTCAGCGGACGCTTGTTGGCGCCCGTGATGGTGCGGCCGCGACGACCATTGTCGAACAGCGCGTCCACAGCTTCCTGCAGCAT belongs to Devosia sp. XK-2 and includes:
- the rpsG gene encoding 30S ribosomal protein S7, translating into MSRRHRAEKREVIPDPKFGDLVVSKFMNSLMKDGKKSAAESIVYGAFDIVEAKTKQDPITVFHGALDNIRPAVEVRSRRVGGATYQVPVEVRADRQQALAIRWLIDSARKRGENTMRERLSGELMDAMNGRGQAVKKREDTHRMADANRAFSHYRW
- the rpsL gene encoding 30S ribosomal protein S12, whose amino-acid sequence is MPTINQLIRKPRASKPKRNKVPAMEANPQKRGVCSRVYTTTPKKPNSALRKVAKVRLTNQREVISYIPGEGHNLQEHSVVLIRGGRVRDLPGVRYHVLRGVLDTQSVKDRKQRRSKYGAKRPK
- a CDS encoding FAD-dependent oxidoreductase — its product is MTDLPLRAALKLDILVIGAGQAGLSAAYHLRKRGLVPERDFLLIDQAPQPGGAWQYRWPSLTLSTVNRVHDLPGLGFAAYAGDDDMVKASVAVPHYFAAYEQHYDLRVLRPATAKVVCDRGERLRVETDRGLFSVRGIINATGTWENPYVPKYPGATLFAGRTLHTKDFRTADEFAGQHVLIVGGGISAIQLLDQISRVARTTWVTRTPPRWRDGPFDEDAGRMAVAMVEERVRAGLPPRAVVSVTGLPVTPAIEAMRKRGVLDRQPMFSEITRSGVRWPDGRELDVDVILWCTGFRSSLDHLAPLQIREESGGIVMTGRLATQVARDPRVHLVGYGPSASTIGANRAGAAAASELARYLGLTP
- the rpoC gene encoding DNA-directed RNA polymerase subunit beta', giving the protein MNQHSHVMDPFNPAVPVQTFDQMKISIASPEKILSWSYGEIKKPETINYRTFKPERDGLFCARIFGPVKDYECLCGKYKRMKFKGVICEKCGVEVTLSRVRRERMGHIELAAPVAHIWFLKSLPSRIALLLDMTLKDIERILYFENYVVLDPGLTPFTQNELLTEEQYLDAQDEYGADSFTAKIGAEAIREILLGLDLEKIAADLRVEIAEATTELKPKKLAKRLKIVEQFIVSGNKPEWMIMTVIPVIPPELRPLVPLDGGRFATSDLNDLYRRVINRNNRLKRLIELRAPDIIIRNEKRMLQEAVDALFDNGRRGRTITGANKRPLKSLSDMLKGKQGRFRQNLLGKRVDYSGRSVITVGPNLKLHQCGLPKKMALELFKPFIYSRLEAKGFSSTVKQAKKLVEKEKPEVWDILDEVIREHPVLLNRAPTLHRLGIQAFEPMLIEGKAIRLHPLVCSAFNADFDGDQMAVHVPLSLEAQLEARVLMMSTNNILHPANGQPIIVPSQDIVLGLYYLSLMNDNEPGEGMAFGSYAELEHALDNKVVTLHTKIKARVPAWDAEGKQTTEIVETTPGRMLIGQILPLNPAVPFATANQLMTKKMISKMIDTVYRGCGQKETVIFCDRVMQLGFKNACDAGISFGKDDMVIPASKYTIVEDTRKQVEEFEQQYNDGLITQGEKYNKVVDAWAKCGDKVAEEMMDAIRTVQIDAETKRQKPINSVYMMSHSGARGSPAQMKQLAGMRGLMAKPDGSIIETPITANFKEGLNVLEYFNSTHGARKGLADTALKTANSGYLTRRLVDVAQDAIIVSEDCGTDRGLTMESIVDAGQVVASLGQRILGRTTADDVFHPISGDLIAPKGTLLEEKHVDVIEEARIQSVRIRSPLTCDMRQGCCAACYGRDLARGTPVNIGEAVGVIAAQSIGEPGTQLTMRTFHIGGTAQVVDSSFLEAGAEGKIEIRNPSLATVEGGKQVVMARNVALAIVDADGKERATHKVTYGSKLLVKEGDSVRRGQRLAEWDPYTRPILAEVEGEVLFEDLVDGASVAENTDEATGFTKRVVIDWRGNQRGEGLKPALAIARGGTVAKVERGGDARYLLSVDAVIAVEPGEKVAPGDVLARIPLESAKTKDITGGLPRVAELFEARRPKDHAIIAEIDGTIRFGRDYKNKRRVVIEPAEEGADPVEYLIPKGKPFHLQEGDTIEKGEYILDGNPAPHDILAIKGVEELARYLVNEIQEVYRLQGVLINDKHIEVIVRQMLQKVEIVEPGESGLLKDEQLDKLDFDELNDALIAEGKKPATANPVLLGITKASLQTRSFVSAASFQETTRVLTEAAVSGKADLLEGLKENVIVGRLIPAGTGAGQAKAKQIAAKRDDLILEERRRQAETVQIAAPAAE